TGAACAGATGGAGCTTAAACCGGTTCCGGCCATTTATGTATTGCAGTCCGGCGGCTTCCTTAATGCTTTTGCCACCATGTTTCTGGGCCGAAACTTTGTCGTTATTTACGCCGAAGTGCTGGAGCTTGCCTGGGAAAAGGGAGAGTCCGCAGTCGCTTTTGTAATCAGTCACGAGTTTGCTCACATTAAACGCAGACATCTCAACTGGCGTTGGCTATTGTATCCTGCGATGTTAATTCCATTTTTGGGGTCGGCATATTCCCGGGCTTGTGAATACACCTGCGATCGCATTGCGGCCCATTATCAGCCGGCTGGTGCTGCGGCAGGGCTTCTGGTCTTCGCTGCCGGCAAGAAGCTCTATCGCTTTGTCGATCCGGAGGAATTTAGCAATCAGGCAGAAACGGAGCGGGGTTTTTGGGTTTGGCTCGCCGAAGTTCTTTCGACTCACCCAAATCTGCCCAAACGCCTGAGAGCTTTTAAGGAAACCGAAGCAGTCATGCGGCAATTTCCTCTTGATTCGCAGAGTACAGTGAAATAGTAGCAGGTCAGTTTTTTAGCCTTCCGTCCTTGTCGAAGTGTTTATGTAAAGCTATCGAGGTTGGAAATATTGAAACAATAAGAATCAGCACTTGGATGCCAACAAGGACTCCTCCGGTAGTTTCCACTGTGTTATTTCCACTGCCAATACAAAAAAGCATCACAATCATGGATAAGGGAAGCATTATAATTCCTATATAATACCAAATCCTTCCGCAATGTTTGTGGGCAAAGTCCCAAGTATCTTTATTTTTCATGGACATAGTTGTCCGGTAACCATAGATATAGTTAATGGTCTGCGGAGGTTTTTTCATAAACAGCCAGCCCCAGATTATCATAGTCAAAGGTATAAATAAAACTATAATTAACATAAACATCCAAAAACCCACTATTATCACCCCTCAAATATAATTGCATTCTGAATAATTGCTGCCCTTACTTAATTCCTGCACGTATTCTGGGAATTTTCTGGGTAGGTTACGGCGGCTTTTTGCGCTACGAAAAGGCGTTGAGAGCCTGATTTCGCTTGAGTTATTCGGTTTAAATTCTGCCCTTATTCCTGCAATGGCAACGGATTGCCTGGCGGCTATTTAAAGTGCATCGACCTTGCCGCTAAGCATGCAGGTCATGCTTGTGCATTGCAGGAGTAATGCCGCCATCAATAGCATAATATCGCTCCAGGCCGTTCCCCAGGGCGTTTGCAGCAAGTTGACGCTGGCGAAGGCTGTGGCCTCTGGTAGGCCGAACGGGGTAATTATCAGCAAACCTAATATATCACGAAGATCTAGGCTGATCTGAAATAGCAACAGATAGACAACCAGGCAAAGTGCTGCAAATACTAAAAGGGTGGAAAGAAACTCTTTTCTGTTGAAGAACAAAAAAGTAAACATCGTGAAACCAAGGCTTATTGCGGTAGCAAACAACCCTAAGGAGAAGATATTCACGGCTGACAGGAGGTTGACGTTATTTGGCAGCGTTGCCGGGGTAAAGAGGACAAAAAAGACCCAAGCAGTAAGGGAAATAAACTTGGTGGCGAAGATAAAAACTACGTGGTAAGCGATGAGAAAGACCGGTTTCACAGGAATTTGCCGGTAAGGCAGCTTCAAAAAATCTGTTCCCCTGTCAATAAAAATGCCTGGCAACACATAAATTAATACACAAAGGGAAAACAACGACCAGACACCTGTGATGACGCCCTGCAAGAAATCAGGCAGCGCTGGCAGAAGCAGGTGCGAGGAGAAACTGAACAACAGGTAACCCAACAGTACCAACGGCCTTCCTCCCATTGCGAGAATAAAATATTTAACTAATGATTTTGCTATTGTCGGCAACCGGCATCCCTCCCTTTGTACTTTCTGATTAGCCCCAGCGTTGCTAAAGATTACCGTAGTTTTCAAGCAAATAGGCGTTTATGTAAGTGATCACCGCGCTGCACACAAATATAATTAAGGCTATCGGAGTTGGTGAGAGAATTAAGTTCTCCCTGTCTATCACGGTCACTAATAATGTGATGCCTGTAACGAAATATAAACCGGGCACGATCCTATCAACTATTGTGTCGACTGTTGCGCTCCATTTGATTAGCTTACTC
The genomic region above belongs to Actinomycetota bacterium and contains:
- a CDS encoding M48 family metallopeptidase; its protein translation is MQFLVHPKEKLYFAVSLVISLLVYLALVISLVGIVYIILGIIVAFIVHGLFIGAIRGNGIRVSDKQLPEVYRLAQQIAEQMELKPVPAIYVLQSGGFLNAFATMFLGRNFVVIYAEVLELAWEKGESAVAFVISHEFAHIKRRHLNWRWLLYPAMLIPFLGSAYSRACEYTCDRIAAHYQPAGAAAGLLVFAAGKKLYRFVDPEEFSNQAETERGFWVWLAEVLSTHPNLPKRLRAFKETEAVMRQFPLDSQSTVK
- a CDS encoding SdpI family protein produces the protein MGFWMFMLIIVLFIPLTMIIWGWLFMKKPPQTINYIYGYRTTMSMKNKDTWDFAHKHCGRIWYYIGIIMLPLSMIVMLFCIGSGNNTVETTGGVLVGIQVLILIVSIFPTSIALHKHFDKDGRLKN